GAGCGCACGGTCGGGTTGGGCATGTCGCTGAACAACAGGCTGTGGCCATTGTTGAAGGCAAACCAGCCGTCGTCGGTGTTCGCGTCACCGGCGCCGAGCTTGCTGTAGTCCAGGGTCGTGCCGGAGGCAGTGCCGTTCTCGGTGTTGACCTGCTGGCGATGCTGCACCGTGGCCACGTAGTTATAGTGCACGGTGCTGACGTGATAACCGTCCAGGCCGTTTTCGTTTTGCAGCTTCCAGTTGCCGTCGTAGGTGTAGGCCGACTTGCCGGGCAGCACTTCCAGCTCTCCGGTGGCGGATTGGGCGACCATCATGTCGAAGAACACTTTGGCATCGCCCAGGAAGTCTTCCAGGCTGTTGGTGCCGTTCACGTCCAGGCTGATGAACACAAAGCCCTTGTAGCTTTCGATGCGCGCTTTTTTCAGGCCGCGAGTGGCCTTGTCGAACCCTTCCGGGTATTCCCCCGGTGCCTTGACCTTCACCAGCCGGCCGTCGCTCTTGTAGCACCAGGCGTGGAACGGGCAGGTGAAGGTAGACTGATTGCCCTTGCCGACCCGCGTCAGGGTGGTGCCGCGATGTTGGCAGGCGTTGATCAGTGCGTTGAGTTGGCCTTCGCCGTCGCGGGTGATGATCATCGGCTGGCGCCCGGCGCGCATCGTCACAAAGTCGTGCTTGTTGGCCAATTCGCTTTCGTGACAGGCGTAGATCCAGTTCTTTTCGAAGATCAGCTCCATCTCCAGATCAAACAGCTGGGGCTCGGTGAACATGTCCCGGGCGATGCGGAACACTTCATCCACCGGACGAAAGTCCAGGCAGCCTTCGATAAAGCTTTTCCACTGTTCGACGCTTCTTGCACCACTCATGGGAGGCACCTTTTTGATAATGGCTAAACGGGTAGGCCATTAAGAGGTTGCGGCGAGGCGGCGGGCTATCCAGTTAATGGGGGAAGGTGGGCCACTTAGTGGGCATGAAATACCCATGGCAGTGCAGGGCGGCGGTGGAATGCGCTACTGTCTTGCAAGGTGATTGTCGGAAAAGTCGGCGTGTTATCCACTTAGT
This genomic window from Pseudomonas sp. Bout1 contains:
- the antA gene encoding anthranilate 1,2-dioxygenase large subunit — its product is MSGARSVEQWKSFIEGCLDFRPVDEVFRIARDMFTEPQLFDLEMELIFEKNWIYACHESELANKHDFVTMRAGRQPMIITRDGEGQLNALINACQHRGTTLTRVGKGNQSTFTCPFHAWCYKSDGRLVKVKAPGEYPEGFDKATRGLKKARIESYKGFVFISLDVNGTNSLEDFLGDAKVFFDMMVAQSATGELEVLPGKSAYTYDGNWKLQNENGLDGYHVSTVHYNYVATVQHRQQVNTENGTASGTTLDYSKLGAGDANTDDGWFAFNNGHSLLFSDMPNPTVRSGYATIMPRLIEEHGQQKAEWMMHRLRNLNIYPSLFFLDQISSQLRIIRPIAWNKTEIISQCLGVKGESDADRENRIRQFEDFFNVSGMGTPDDLVEFREAQRGFQGRLERWSDISRGSHRWETGPTANSESIGIQPAMTGTEFTHEGLYVNQHRNWQKFLLDGLDAQALKLREVE